In one window of Frigoriglobus tundricola DNA:
- a CDS encoding isoprenyl transferase: protein MTSTMHDPRTYASSVGLDPARLPRHIAIIMDGNGRWAERQGKPRMEGHARGAHSVDVITEECCRLGLGQLTLYCLSSENWKRPKPEIDFLMALLKEYLLAERQKILDQNIRFTVIGRRAGLPAEVLAEIDENVRLTQHNTGLTLCLAINYGSRAEIVDAVQAIAARVNRGELEPDAIDEATISGALYTGGMPDPDLLVRTAGEMRVSNYLLWQISYAELWVTPKFWPEFDAALLHDALRDYARRERRFGGLNAGPAT from the coding sequence ATGACCTCCACAATGCACGACCCCCGGACCTACGCCTCCTCCGTCGGGCTCGACCCGGCCCGGCTGCCGCGGCACATCGCCATCATCATGGACGGCAACGGGCGGTGGGCCGAGCGCCAGGGCAAGCCGCGGATGGAGGGGCACGCCCGCGGCGCGCACTCCGTCGATGTGATCACCGAGGAGTGCTGCCGCCTGGGGCTGGGGCAGCTCACGCTGTACTGCCTCAGTTCCGAAAACTGGAAGCGCCCGAAGCCCGAGATCGACTTCCTCATGGCCCTCCTCAAAGAGTACCTGCTCGCGGAGCGGCAGAAGATCCTCGACCAGAACATCCGCTTCACCGTGATCGGCCGGCGCGCCGGGCTGCCGGCCGAGGTGCTCGCGGAAATCGACGAGAACGTGCGGCTCACGCAGCACAACACCGGGCTGACGCTGTGCCTCGCGATCAACTACGGCAGCCGCGCCGAGATCGTGGACGCGGTGCAGGCGATCGCCGCCCGGGTGAACCGCGGGGAGCTGGAGCCGGACGCGATCGACGAGGCGACCATCTCCGGGGCGCTCTACACGGGCGGGATGCCGGACCCGGACCTGCTCGTCCGCACGGCCGGCGAGATGCGCGTGAGCAACTATCTGCTTTGGCAAATCTCCTACGCCGAGTTGTGGGTGACGCCGAAGTTCTGGCCCGAATTCGACGCCGCACTGCTCCACGACGCGCTGCGCGACTACGCGCGGCGCGAGCGGCGCTTCGGCGGGCTGAACGCCGGTCCCGCCACATGA
- a CDS encoding phosphatidate cytidylyltransferase codes for MIRTRLWVGTLLALGAAGVLVGDSWLARHGVPYFPFLAAFLVLAGVLGARELVRLLPHLSRPSEPLVTGGALLLLATNWYPAVRPPAGAETAGPWPLLVAAFVGVLIAAFLLEMRRYTGAAGAAVPRLALTLFAVAYLGLLPCFFAQIRWLVPDPDVSGLMLALVVFVPKGNDIGAFFTGTFFGRHKMTPLLSPKKTWEGFAGGMASGAAVAVGLSALAPVFAGPLEAAAFGLVVGLAGVLGDLAESLVKRDGQTKDASKSIPGFGGVLDVVDSVLFAAPVAYLWFSWK; via the coding sequence ATGATTCGCACACGGCTGTGGGTCGGTACGCTGCTCGCGCTCGGCGCCGCCGGGGTGCTGGTCGGGGACTCGTGGCTCGCGCGGCACGGGGTCCCGTACTTCCCGTTCCTGGCCGCGTTCCTCGTTCTCGCCGGCGTCCTCGGGGCGCGCGAACTCGTCCGCCTCTTACCTCACCTCAGTCGGCCGTCCGAACCGCTCGTCACCGGCGGCGCCCTGCTCCTGCTCGCGACCAACTGGTACCCCGCCGTCCGGCCCCCGGCCGGCGCGGAAACGGCCGGGCCGTGGCCGCTCCTCGTTGCGGCCTTCGTCGGCGTGTTGATCGCGGCGTTCCTGCTCGAAATGCGGCGGTACACCGGTGCGGCGGGGGCGGCGGTGCCGCGGCTCGCGCTCACGCTGTTCGCGGTCGCGTACCTCGGCCTGCTGCCGTGCTTCTTCGCGCAGATCCGGTGGCTCGTACCCGACCCCGACGTCTCCGGCCTGATGCTCGCGCTCGTCGTGTTCGTGCCCAAGGGGAACGACATCGGCGCGTTCTTCACCGGCACGTTCTTCGGGCGTCACAAGATGACGCCGCTGCTGAGCCCGAAGAAAACGTGGGAGGGGTTCGCCGGCGGAATGGCGTCCGGCGCGGCGGTTGCAGTGGGGTTATCGGCCCTGGCGCCCGTGTTCGCCGGCCCGCTCGAAGCCGCCGCGTTCGGCCTGGTGGTCGGGCTCGCGGGCGTGTTGGGCGATCTGGCCGAATCGCTCGTCAAGCGCGACGGCCAGACGAAGGACGCGTCGAAGAGCATCCCCGGCTTCGGCGGCGTGCTGGACGTGGTCGATTCGGTGCTGTTCGCGGCCCCGGTGGCGTACCTCTGGTTCAGTTGGAAGTGA
- a CDS encoding adenylosuccinate synthase, with product MPGTCVVGLQWGDEAKGKIVDLLGDGFDLVVRYNGGANAGHTVVVNGKSFKLSLLPTGVIRPNVTSVIGNGVVVYPPRFLEEVDQLARGGIDLSGSLVLSDHAHVIFPYHMEEERLLESGAEGKIGTTGRGIGPCYQDKVGRRFGIRVGELLRPDHLRERLRFVVPFKNKLMTAFAGPAGVPKVFDPDALAAEYLGYAERIRPFVRDTGRLLHDALAANKRLIFEAAQGSLLDIDHGTYPYVTSSSSLPSGIWGGTGVPAKFVKRIIGVVKAYTSRVGQGPFPTELNDGPEGTGERIRRIGREYGTVTGRPRRVGWFDAAAVRYTAALSGADDITLMLLDVLSGLPELKLCTAYDLDGERRTHFPSDAYQLERCQPVYETLPGWKEDITGARRLADLPAAARRYIDRVSELVGLRVSVVSVGPDREQTIMV from the coding sequence ATGCCGGGAACGTGCGTGGTCGGGTTGCAGTGGGGCGACGAGGCCAAGGGCAAGATCGTCGACCTGCTCGGGGACGGGTTCGATCTCGTCGTCCGGTACAACGGCGGGGCCAACGCCGGGCACACGGTGGTCGTCAACGGCAAGAGCTTCAAGCTCTCGCTCCTGCCCACCGGGGTCATCCGCCCGAACGTCACGAGCGTGATCGGCAACGGCGTGGTCGTCTACCCGCCGCGGTTCCTCGAAGAGGTCGATCAGCTCGCCCGGGGCGGCATCGACCTGTCCGGTTCGCTGGTCCTCAGCGACCACGCGCACGTCATCTTCCCCTATCACATGGAAGAAGAGCGCCTGCTGGAGAGCGGCGCGGAGGGGAAGATCGGCACCACCGGCCGCGGGATCGGCCCGTGCTACCAGGACAAGGTGGGGCGGCGGTTCGGCATCCGCGTCGGCGAGCTGCTCCGCCCGGACCACCTGCGCGAGCGGCTGCGGTTCGTGGTGCCGTTCAAGAACAAGCTGATGACCGCGTTCGCCGGCCCCGCCGGCGTGCCCAAGGTGTTCGACCCGGACGCGCTCGCGGCGGAGTACCTGGGGTACGCGGAGCGCATCCGCCCGTTCGTCCGGGACACCGGCCGCCTGTTGCACGACGCGCTCGCGGCGAACAAGCGGCTCATCTTCGAGGCGGCGCAGGGGAGCCTGCTCGACATCGACCACGGCACGTACCCCTACGTCACGAGTTCCAGCAGCCTGCCGTCGGGCATCTGGGGCGGGACCGGCGTGCCCGCGAAGTTCGTCAAGCGCATCATCGGCGTCGTCAAGGCGTACACGTCGCGCGTCGGCCAGGGGCCGTTCCCCACGGAGCTGAACGACGGCCCGGAGGGCACCGGCGAGCGCATCCGCCGCATCGGCCGCGAGTACGGCACCGTGACCGGGCGCCCGCGGCGCGTCGGCTGGTTCGACGCGGCGGCCGTTCGGTACACCGCGGCGCTGTCGGGCGCGGACGACATCACGCTCATGCTGCTCGACGTGCTGAGCGGGCTGCCGGAGCTGAAGCTCTGCACCGCCTACGATCTCGACGGCGAGCGGCGAACGCACTTCCCCAGCGACGCGTACCAGTTGGAGCGGTGCCAGCCGGTGTACGAGACGCTCCCCGGCTGGAAAGAGGACATCACCGGCGCCCGGCGGCTCGCGGACCTGCCGGCCGCGGCGCGCCGGTACATCGACCGCGTGAGCGAACTGGTCGGGCTCCGGGTGTCCGTGGTGTCCGTCGGCCCGGACCGCGAACAGACGATCATGGTGTGA
- a CDS encoding vWA domain-containing protein, with the protein MSDYFFSSRPAFPWSVYPLGLPALAGLAALLVLFTVWTYLGHPQATRRRVLTVLGLRLAALAVALLTAVRPSLGVNENPKQPAVLLVGVDLTESMTVKDEVGGQARIDAVRKALAKCQPVLDDLLAEQNVNVVLYKFGPTDFNEATSRYDPAAPADGKQSDYGTYLNRTFERWLSEPRVRGHIVIGDGADNGGPYKPEDEARRWGRRGVPVHTVLVGQQQNETNAKDIAVTSVECTPSPAFIKNDVLVTARVSAHGFVGAAVTARVSYNDGTRDHVETKDFTLEREKDNKLDLTIKAPDARGEIKVKVEVGVLKGDAIVPLPGELSPLNNWSETYLTVNKEGVRVLIVDQLRPEETALRDALRGQKGFDVYEVFRQTDLTPTETEKALLNLESQAYDVVIIGNVSAEHIRRAAPEFLPKLTELVAKKGIGVMFLGGEYAFQGNFGALLPVRGEAVVDWLDPAGNPRVFFPAVPTSRGLEKMFRVTGKPGEAPKPGESEAAWDRMNNPRTGMLLNGYNRLAVPKGGIFTVFAWAPRLIDLGPDRYAVEPNDPKQCAAGTPFDAAVHAPLLVGSERGARGAGRWLAFGAFDTYLWRSLGLPKTREGLAMHERFWRQCVLWLAYQDEEETQVYARPQFRQLKVTNEQTVRVGMKLPNGEDDPNAQLTVRILPLPPGAQEPKPEDERKAAAQTVLSDKDGRKVLFRPTTPGEYFVSVTAPAMKDGKPETEADPDSPGKTRPKVHRGTAKFIAIPDVSDEMLRVSADPDFMTRLAVPTGGKALRLEDLPGFLKELKAEAPPDLGKKPRYYPDWHRNRSKGFLPLWLVVFTALLGAEWGLRRLWGMM; encoded by the coding sequence ATGAGCGACTACTTTTTCTCGTCGCGGCCGGCGTTCCCGTGGTCGGTGTACCCGCTGGGCCTGCCGGCCCTCGCCGGCCTCGCGGCGCTGCTCGTCCTGTTCACCGTCTGGACGTACCTCGGGCACCCCCAGGCCACGCGCCGGCGGGTGCTGACCGTCCTCGGGTTGCGCCTGGCGGCGCTCGCCGTCGCGCTGCTGACCGCCGTGCGGCCGAGCCTGGGGGTGAACGAGAACCCCAAACAGCCGGCCGTGCTGCTCGTCGGGGTCGATCTGACCGAGAGCATGACGGTGAAGGACGAGGTCGGCGGGCAGGCGCGGATCGACGCCGTGCGCAAGGCCCTGGCGAAGTGCCAGCCGGTGCTCGACGACCTGCTGGCCGAACAGAACGTCAACGTGGTCCTCTACAAGTTCGGCCCGACGGACTTCAACGAGGCCACCAGCCGGTACGACCCGGCCGCCCCCGCCGACGGCAAGCAGTCCGACTACGGCACCTATCTGAACCGCACCTTCGAGCGGTGGCTGAGCGAACCGCGGGTCCGCGGGCACATCGTCATCGGCGACGGCGCGGACAACGGCGGGCCGTACAAGCCCGAGGACGAGGCCCGGCGCTGGGGCCGGCGCGGCGTGCCGGTCCATACCGTCCTCGTCGGCCAGCAGCAGAACGAAACGAACGCCAAGGACATCGCGGTCACCAGCGTCGAGTGTACCCCGTCCCCGGCGTTCATCAAAAACGACGTACTGGTCACGGCCCGCGTGAGCGCCCACGGCTTCGTGGGCGCCGCGGTGACCGCGCGCGTGTCCTACAACGACGGCACCCGGGACCATGTCGAGACGAAGGACTTCACCCTGGAGCGCGAAAAAGACAACAAGCTGGACCTGACCATCAAGGCGCCGGACGCGAGGGGCGAGATCAAGGTGAAGGTGGAGGTGGGGGTGCTGAAGGGCGACGCGATCGTCCCGCTGCCGGGCGAGCTCTCGCCGCTGAACAACTGGTCCGAGACGTACCTGACGGTGAACAAGGAGGGCGTGCGGGTGCTGATCGTCGATCAGCTCCGCCCGGAGGAGACGGCCCTGCGGGACGCCCTGCGGGGCCAGAAGGGCTTCGACGTGTACGAGGTGTTCCGCCAGACGGACCTCACGCCGACCGAAACCGAGAAGGCGCTGCTCAACCTGGAGTCCCAGGCCTACGACGTGGTCATCATCGGCAACGTGAGCGCCGAGCACATCCGGCGGGCGGCCCCGGAGTTCCTGCCCAAACTGACGGAGCTGGTGGCCAAGAAGGGCATCGGCGTGATGTTCCTGGGCGGCGAGTACGCGTTCCAGGGCAACTTCGGCGCGCTCCTGCCGGTGAGGGGGGAAGCGGTCGTGGACTGGTTGGACCCCGCCGGCAACCCGCGGGTGTTCTTCCCGGCGGTCCCCACGTCGCGGGGGCTGGAAAAGATGTTTCGCGTGACGGGCAAGCCCGGTGAGGCGCCCAAACCGGGCGAGTCGGAGGCGGCGTGGGACCGGATGAACAACCCGCGGACCGGGATGTTGCTCAACGGGTACAACCGGCTGGCCGTGCCGAAGGGCGGAATATTCACCGTGTTCGCCTGGGCGCCGCGCCTGATCGACCTCGGTCCGGACCGCTACGCGGTCGAGCCGAACGACCCCAAGCAGTGCGCCGCCGGCACCCCGTTCGACGCGGCGGTCCACGCGCCGCTGCTCGTGGGTTCGGAGCGCGGGGCGCGGGGCGCGGGGCGGTGGCTGGCGTTCGGCGCGTTCGATACCTACTTGTGGCGGAGCCTGGGCCTGCCGAAGACGCGCGAGGGGCTCGCGATGCACGAGCGGTTCTGGCGCCAGTGCGTGCTCTGGCTAGCGTACCAGGACGAGGAGGAGACCCAGGTGTACGCCCGCCCGCAGTTCCGCCAGCTCAAGGTGACGAACGAGCAGACGGTGCGCGTCGGGATGAAGCTGCCGAACGGGGAGGACGACCCGAACGCGCAACTGACCGTCCGCATTCTGCCGCTGCCCCCGGGCGCGCAGGAGCCCAAGCCGGAGGACGAGCGGAAAGCGGCCGCGCAGACGGTGCTGTCTGACAAGGACGGCCGCAAGGTGCTGTTCCGCCCGACGACCCCGGGCGAGTATTTCGTTTCCGTCACCGCGCCGGCGATGAAGGACGGTAAGCCGGAGACGGAAGCGGACCCCGACAGCCCCGGCAAGACGCGGCCGAAAGTCCACCGCGGGACGGCCAAGTTCATCGCGATTCCGGACGTGTCCGACGAGATGCTCCGGGTGAGCGCCGACCCGGACTTCATGACCCGGCTCGCGGTGCCCACGGGAGGCAAGGCGCTGCGGTTGGAGGACCTGCCCGGCTTCCTGAAGGAGCTGAAGGCGGAGGCGCCGCCGGACCTGGGCAAGAAGCCGCGGTACTACCCCGACTGGCACCGCAACCGCTCGAAGGGGTTTCTGCCGCTGTGGCTGGTGGTCTTCACGGCGCTGCTCGGCGCCGAGTGGGGCCTGCGGCGGCTGTGGGGCATGATGTAG
- the dacB gene encoding D-alanyl-D-alanine carboxypeptidase/D-alanyl-D-alanine endopeptidase — protein MIRPCAPFAAVLFALLLVVPAPAAPPEGLAKTLDELIDGPDYKNASWGVLVADARTGETVYARNPNALLAPASVTKLFSGAAALVALGPDHTQDTIVYQRGPVLKNTLRGDLVLVASGDLMLGGRTKDGKTVFKDKDHTYANSGFDAELTDTDPLAGLDALAKQVRAAGITRVDGDVLIDDRLFVRTRSSGSGPDVVSPITVNDNVVDVVVTPGAEEGAPAKVVMRPATTFFDMDALVTTGPEKAPANVQLLAVGANQFAVRGTVPKGGKPHVRIFGVDEPALFARALFIEALRRNGVQAQAAVLRPAGARLPAKSDYEKLQKVATFTSAPFKDALTVTLKVSNNLYASTLPCLVAAAKGQTTPEFGLREERRILKELGVDTDAVCFGGGAGGAPADHVSAAATVQLIRGMAKRPEWEAYKAALPVLGVDGTLADVVNEDSPARGKVFAKTGTLIWYDAANERLLLKSKAIAGTMTTRAGTELHFSIMVNNVPLPAGVTATREGKVLGRLCERLYEHGP, from the coding sequence GTGATTCGCCCCTGCGCCCCGTTCGCGGCGGTCCTGTTCGCGCTCCTGCTCGTCGTGCCCGCGCCGGCCGCGCCGCCGGAGGGACTGGCGAAGACGCTCGACGAACTCATCGACGGCCCGGACTACAAGAACGCGTCCTGGGGCGTCCTGGTGGCGGACGCGAGGACCGGCGAAACCGTGTACGCCCGCAACCCGAACGCGCTGCTCGCCCCGGCGTCCGTCACCAAGCTGTTCTCGGGCGCCGCGGCGCTCGTCGCCCTCGGCCCGGACCACACCCAGGACACAATCGTGTACCAGCGCGGCCCGGTGCTCAAGAACACGCTCCGCGGCGACCTCGTGCTGGTCGCGTCCGGCGACCTGATGTTGGGCGGGCGGACGAAGGACGGGAAGACCGTCTTCAAGGACAAGGACCACACCTACGCGAACAGCGGGTTCGACGCGGAGCTGACCGACACCGACCCGCTCGCCGGGCTCGACGCCCTTGCGAAACAGGTGCGGGCCGCCGGCATCACCCGGGTGGACGGCGACGTCCTGATCGACGACCGGCTGTTCGTCCGCACCCGCAGCAGCGGCAGCGGGCCGGACGTCGTCTCCCCGATCACCGTGAACGACAACGTCGTGGACGTCGTGGTCACGCCCGGCGCGGAGGAGGGCGCGCCCGCGAAAGTGGTGATGCGGCCCGCGACGACGTTTTTCGACATGGACGCGCTGGTCACGACCGGACCGGAGAAGGCGCCCGCGAACGTGCAACTGCTGGCCGTCGGGGCGAACCAGTTCGCCGTTCGCGGGACGGTGCCCAAGGGCGGGAAGCCGCACGTCCGCATCTTCGGTGTGGACGAGCCGGCGCTGTTCGCCCGCGCGCTGTTCATCGAGGCGCTGCGGCGCAACGGCGTTCAGGCCCAGGCCGCGGTGCTGCGGCCGGCGGGCGCCAGGCTGCCGGCCAAGAGCGACTACGAGAAGTTGCAGAAGGTCGCCACGTTCACCTCCGCGCCGTTCAAGGACGCGCTGACCGTCACCCTGAAGGTGAGTAACAACCTGTACGCCAGCACGCTGCCGTGCCTCGTGGCCGCGGCGAAGGGCCAGACGACCCCGGAGTTCGGCCTGCGCGAGGAGCGGCGCATCCTGAAGGAACTCGGCGTGGACACGGACGCGGTCTGCTTTGGCGGCGGCGCGGGCGGCGCCCCGGCCGATCACGTCTCCGCGGCGGCGACGGTGCAGCTCATCCGGGGCATGGCGAAGCGGCCGGAGTGGGAGGCGTACAAGGCGGCGCTGCCCGTTCTCGGCGTGGACGGCACGCTCGCCGACGTGGTGAACGAGGACAGCCCGGCCCGCGGCAAGGTGTTCGCGAAGACCGGCACGCTGATCTGGTACGACGCCGCCAACGAGCGGCTGCTGCTCAAGAGCAAGGCGATCGCCGGCACGATGACGACGAGGGCCGGCACCGAGTTGCACTTCAGCATCATGGTCAACAACGTGCCGCTCCCGGCGGGCGTGACCGCGACGCGCGAGGGCAAGGTACTGGGCCGGTTGTGCGAGCGGCTGTACGAACACGGGCCGTGA